A window of Leptotrichia wadei contains these coding sequences:
- the rlmD gene encoding 23S rRNA (uracil(1939)-C(5))-methyltransferase RlmD: protein MENKEKKILKKGDKIQLKIAGLNTKGRAYGFYGDDENRIFPNINAAEGQIVEGIFVKRRRKYELIRCEIIDFAGRKNAIYDKIARQNGGCNYQYYSYDEQLAMKNSNIEKEVKKIAKYDFTFEEPVRSVEVEKYRNKMEFSYGNAMKDGPMILGLHKQNSFHDIVEVDGLKLMDDNFNKIYVFCNEFSKTTGLDFYHRLDHIGFFRNLVIRKADFTKQILVNMVTTTQIEDEKKLEFQKGLVEGLLALKLENGFEITGILHTFNDNFSDSVVSESEEILFGKRDLEEEILGLKFKISPYSFFQTNSKTVEKLYEKVLDYLDEIEGENIHNSIVFDLFSGTGTIGQIVSKKAKQVYGIELVEEAVEKANENAKLNGVENAHFIAGDVFEKLDEFDKNGIKPDIIILDPPRAGVGDKTLNKLLKYGVKDIIYVSCNPKTFNTDLKVLHENGYELLKMITVDMFPVTPHIEVVSRLKKSI, encoded by the coding sequence ATGGAAAATAAAGAGAAAAAAATTTTAAAAAAAGGTGATAAAATACAGCTGAAAATAGCAGGACTTAATACGAAAGGTCGTGCGTACGGTTTTTATGGAGATGATGAAAATAGGATTTTTCCAAATATAAATGCTGCTGAAGGACAAATTGTTGAAGGTATTTTTGTGAAAAGAAGAAGAAAGTATGAATTGATTCGATGTGAAATTATTGATTTTGCAGGTAGAAAAAATGCGATTTATGACAAAATTGCTAGACAAAATGGTGGTTGTAATTATCAGTATTATTCATATGATGAGCAACTTGCGATGAAAAATTCTAACATTGAAAAGGAAGTGAAGAAAATTGCAAAATATGATTTTACTTTTGAAGAGCCAGTTAGAAGTGTCGAAGTGGAAAAATATCGAAATAAAATGGAATTTAGTTACGGAAATGCTATGAAAGACGGACCTATGATTTTGGGACTTCATAAACAAAACAGTTTTCATGATATTGTTGAAGTAGATGGATTGAAATTGATGGATGATAACTTTAATAAAATTTATGTTTTTTGTAATGAGTTTTCAAAAACGACAGGGCTGGATTTTTATCATAGATTGGATCATATTGGCTTTTTTAGGAATTTAGTTATTAGAAAAGCGGATTTTACGAAACAAATTTTAGTAAATATGGTTACTACAACTCAAATTGAAGATGAGAAAAAATTGGAATTTCAAAAAGGTTTAGTTGAAGGATTGTTGGCTTTGAAGCTTGAAAATGGATTTGAAATAACAGGGATTTTACATACATTTAATGACAATTTTTCTGATTCGGTTGTTTCTGAAAGTGAGGAAATTCTTTTTGGAAAAAGAGATTTGGAAGAAGAAATTTTAGGATTGAAGTTTAAAATTAGTCCATATAGTTTTTTTCAGACAAATTCAAAAACAGTAGAAAAATTATATGAAAAAGTGCTAGATTATTTGGATGAAATAGAAGGGGAAAATATTCACAATTCAATTGTATTTGATTTATTCAGTGGAACAGGGACAATTGGGCAAATTGTTTCAAAAAAGGCAAAGCAGGTTTATGGGATTGAGCTTGTGGAAGAAGCTGTTGAAAAAGCAAATGAAAATGCAAAATTGAACGGTGTCGAAAACGCTCATTTTATCGCAGGAGATGTTTTTGAAAAATTAGATGAGTTTGATAAAAATGGAATCAAGCCAGATATTATAATTTTAGATCCACCCCGTGCAGGCGTTGGTGACAAGACGCTTAATAAATTGCTAAAATATGGTGTGAAGGATATAATTTATGTGTCGTGTAATCCAAAAACATTTAATACTGATTTGAAGGTTTTGCATGAAAATGGGTATGAATTATTGAAAATGATTACGGTTGATATGTTTCCGGTTACACCTCATATTGAGGTTGTGTCAAGGTTAAAAAAGTCAATTTAG
- a CDS encoding heavy metal translocating P-type ATPase — protein MKSNECMLSVEGLDCPNCAAKVERKINTLEGIKEATVDFLGKKIVVLADEISENELVELIQTEVDKIEDGVKVFVPKVQAGESSSEGEDTGKIKKKLLIGGVLFVLGIFVPKTLFIPKLVIFLVSYLVIGGDVLLSAFKNILNGQVFDENFLMAIATVGAFAIGEYPEGVAVMLFYQLGELFQGIAVNNSRKSIVSLMDIRPDYANIKVGEGIKKVSPEEIKVGEIIVVKPGEKVPLDGKIVKGASTFDTSALTGESLPREAKAGDDVLSGFINKNGLIEIQVAKVFSESTVSKILYLMENAGSKKSKTENFITKFARYYTPVVVITALIVAIFPPLLIQGATFSDWIYRALIFLVVSCPCALVISIPLGFFGGIGGASRHGILIKGTNYLEVLNNLESVVMDKTGTLTKGIFKVTEVNAENNIKINDFQNNKTELTKPLLLKYAAHIEKFSNHPIAQSIVSEYENSASKVDENVVKDFEEISGFGIKVNINNHQFLAGNSKLMNLGNITFDKKENLGTAIYLAADGKYIGNILISDEVKEDSARAIKGMKENGVKEIVMLTGDNEAIGKNIAEKLGIDKVFTELLPNEKVEKLEEIYKTKSEKGKVAFVGDGINDAPVLARADLGIAMGGAGSDAAIEAADVVIMNDEPSKIVTAIKIAKKTKEIVWQNITIAFAVKIVVMALGLFGDATMWEAVFADVGVALLAVLNATRVLRYNPESSNK, from the coding sequence ATGAAAAGTAATGAATGTATGTTGTCTGTTGAAGGGCTGGATTGTCCTAATTGTGCGGCTAAAGTTGAGCGGAAGATAAATACTTTGGAGGGGATTAAGGAGGCTACGGTTGATTTTCTTGGGAAGAAAATAGTTGTTCTTGCTGATGAAATTTCTGAAAATGAGCTTGTTGAGCTTATTCAGACGGAAGTGGATAAAATTGAGGATGGGGTGAAAGTTTTTGTTCCAAAAGTCCAGGCGGGAGAGAGTTCTTCTGAAGGGGAAGATACAGGTAAAATTAAGAAAAAATTGCTAATTGGCGGGGTTTTATTTGTATTGGGAATTTTTGTTCCAAAAACTTTATTTATTCCAAAACTTGTGATATTTTTGGTAAGTTATCTTGTAATTGGTGGCGATGTTCTGCTTTCTGCATTTAAAAATATATTAAATGGGCAAGTTTTTGATGAGAACTTTTTGATGGCGATTGCGACTGTTGGGGCATTTGCTATTGGAGAGTATCCTGAAGGTGTGGCTGTTATGTTATTTTACCAGCTTGGTGAGCTATTTCAAGGGATTGCAGTTAATAATTCCAGAAAATCCATTGTTTCACTTATGGACATACGCCCTGATTATGCCAATATTAAAGTTGGAGAAGGAATAAAAAAAGTTTCGCCTGAAGAAATAAAAGTTGGAGAAATTATTGTGGTAAAACCAGGGGAAAAAGTTCCTTTGGATGGAAAAATAGTAAAAGGTGCTTCAACTTTTGATACTTCAGCATTGACTGGAGAATCATTGCCAAGGGAAGCGAAGGCTGGAGATGATGTTTTAAGTGGATTTATAAATAAAAATGGGCTTATAGAAATTCAAGTTGCAAAAGTATTTTCTGAATCTACTGTTTCAAAAATACTTTATTTAATGGAAAATGCTGGAAGCAAAAAATCAAAGACAGAAAATTTTATAACAAAATTTGCAAGATATTATACTCCAGTAGTCGTTATTACAGCATTAATTGTGGCAATATTTCCTCCACTATTAATTCAAGGTGCAACTTTTTCAGATTGGATTTACCGTGCTTTGATATTTCTTGTAGTATCTTGTCCTTGTGCTTTGGTTATTTCTATTCCTTTAGGATTTTTTGGAGGAATAGGTGGAGCTTCAAGACATGGGATTTTGATAAAAGGAACAAATTATTTGGAGGTTTTGAACAATTTAGAAAGTGTTGTTATGGATAAGACTGGAACTTTGACAAAGGGAATTTTTAAAGTTACAGAAGTAAATGCTGAAAACAATATAAAAATTAATGATTTTCAAAATAATAAAACTGAATTGACAAAACCTTTATTATTAAAGTATGCAGCACATATTGAAAAATTTTCCAATCATCCTATTGCACAGTCAATCGTGTCAGAATATGAAAATTCTGCATCCAAAGTTGATGAAAATGTTGTAAAGGATTTTGAAGAAATTTCAGGATTTGGAATAAAAGTTAATATAAATAACCATCAGTTTTTGGCTGGAAATTCTAAATTAATGAATTTGGGAAATATTACTTTTGATAAAAAAGAAAATTTAGGAACTGCAATTTATTTGGCGGCTGATGGAAAATATATTGGAAATATATTAATTTCAGATGAAGTGAAGGAAGATTCGGCAAGAGCGATTAAAGGCATGAAGGAAAATGGAGTAAAGGAAATCGTGATGCTTACTGGCGATAATGAAGCCATTGGTAAGAATATAGCTGAGAAACTTGGAATTGATAAGGTATTTACTGAATTGCTTCCAAATGAGAAAGTTGAAAAACTTGAGGAAATTTATAAAACTAAAAGTGAAAAAGGGAAAGTTGCTTTTGTAGGTGATGGAATAAATGATGCTCCTGTGCTTGCCAGAGCTGATCTTGGGATTGCAATGGGAGGAGCTGGAAGTGATGCGGCTATTGAGGCTGCTGATGTTGTAATAATGAATGATGAGCCGTCTAAAATAGTGACAGCCATTAAGATTGCTAAGAAGACGAAGGAAATTGTATGGCAAAATATTACTATTGCATTTGCTGTAAAAATAGTTGTTATGGCTTTAGGGCTTTTTGGAGATGCAACAATGTGGGAAGCTGTATTTGCTGATGTTGGAGTTGCATTGCTTGCTGTTTTAAATGCTACGAGAGTTTTAAGATACAATCCAGAATCTTCAAATAAATAA
- the pyrB gene encoding aspartate carbamoyltransferase translates to MENIISMNDMKKNEILDILRLARKIENCSEEEKLKFLHGKIISTLFFEPSTRTKMSFESAAMRLGANVLSLPPVEQSSVKKGESFTDTIKMVEAYSDVIVVRHPFDGAARLAAETSKKPVINAGDGSNQHPSQTLLDLYTILEEKGTLENLKIAFVGDLKYGRTVHSLTKALTHFNPTIYFVAPQILQMSNYLLEDLKKNGIKYEILEDFRNCLDKIDVFYMTRIQKERFPDVEDYEKVKGIYVINRENIVGKCKDDMIILHPLPRVDEIDKDLDNTKYALYFKQAKNGIPVRQAMMMAVLGKDKEFFL, encoded by the coding sequence GTGGAAAATATTATTTCTATGAATGATATGAAAAAAAATGAAATTCTTGATATTTTAAGATTGGCAAGAAAAATCGAAAATTGTTCGGAAGAGGAAAAATTGAAATTTTTACATGGTAAAATTATTTCAACTTTGTTTTTTGAGCCAAGTACACGTACCAAAATGTCGTTTGAATCGGCTGCAATGCGGCTTGGAGCAAATGTTTTATCATTACCGCCTGTGGAACAGTCATCTGTAAAAAAAGGAGAATCTTTTACAGATACTATAAAAATGGTTGAAGCATATTCAGATGTGATTGTTGTAAGGCATCCATTTGATGGTGCAGCACGGCTTGCGGCAGAGACATCAAAAAAACCTGTAATAAATGCAGGAGATGGATCTAATCAGCATCCTAGCCAGACTTTACTCGATTTATATACAATTTTGGAAGAAAAGGGAACACTTGAAAATTTAAAAATTGCATTTGTTGGAGATTTAAAGTATGGAAGAACAGTCCATTCGTTGACAAAGGCACTTACACATTTTAATCCGACGATTTATTTTGTAGCACCGCAAATTTTACAAATGTCTAATTATTTATTGGAAGATTTGAAAAAAAATGGAATAAAATATGAAATTTTAGAAGATTTTAGAAATTGCCTTGATAAAATTGACGTTTTCTATATGACTCGAATTCAGAAGGAAAGATTTCCAGATGTGGAAGACTATGAGAAAGTTAAGGGAATTTATGTTATAAATCGTGAAAATATCGTAGGAAAATGTAAAGATGACATGATAATTTTGCATCCTTTGCCAAGAGTTGATGAAATTGATAAAGATTTAGACAATACAAAATATGCTTTGTACTTTAAGCAGGCTAAAAATGGGATTCCTGTAAGACAGGCGATGATGATGGCTGTTTTAGGAAAGGATAAGGAGTTTTTTCTGTAA
- the pyrI gene encoding aspartate carbamoyltransferase regulatory subunit, producing MSEGRELLIRAIKNGIVIDHIPSEKVFAIVEILKLKEYSERITVATNMPSSSLGRKGIIKIEEKILEEKELNNIALLAPNVTINIIEDYKVIEKTKLDRLDKVIGLMKCDNPKCISNHENIETKFIRIKEGSEKNNSGEKEKYKCFYCEKVILEDEIQIQ from the coding sequence ATGTCTGAAGGAAGAGAATTGCTGATAAGAGCAATAAAAAATGGAATTGTAATAGATCACATCCCATCAGAAAAAGTTTTTGCAATTGTAGAAATCTTAAAATTAAAAGAATACAGTGAAAGAATAACAGTTGCAACTAATATGCCAAGCAGTTCGCTTGGAAGGAAAGGGATTATTAAAATTGAGGAAAAAATATTGGAAGAAAAGGAATTAAATAATATTGCACTGCTAGCTCCAAATGTGACAATAAATATTATAGAAGATTATAAAGTTATTGAAAAAACCAAATTAGACAGGTTAGACAAAGTTATCGGACTTATGAAATGTGACAATCCAAAATGTATTTCAAATCATGAAAATATTGAAACAAAATTTATTCGGATAAAAGAAGGTTCTGAAAAAAATAATTCTGGAGAAAAGGAAAAATATAAATGTTTTTATTGTGAAAAGGTAATTTTGGAAGATGAAATACAAATTCAATAA